The following proteins are co-located in the Gloeocapsa sp. PCC 7428 genome:
- a CDS encoding ferredoxin, whose protein sequence is MGKFKSKKVSDFTLEGRFLNFILEDGYKLKYLRIASADGEYWIKPCKELRQQELQLIPGDWVQVLGERKLDLKTGKLKLKAAQVTRTTPHAPENVTSKVAPSKKKASILVCQKSSCMKRGGTAVCQALQATLSDRGLEEEVAIKGTGCLKQCKAGPNIVMPDKTRYSRIQAAEIPQVIDKHFATVSDAPKAEPETVSVNATEVLVSTN, encoded by the coding sequence ATGGGTAAATTCAAAAGCAAAAAAGTATCAGATTTTACGTTAGAAGGGCGCTTTTTGAATTTTATTTTAGAAGATGGCTACAAGCTTAAATATCTACGTATAGCTAGTGCAGATGGTGAATACTGGATTAAACCTTGCAAAGAGCTACGACAGCAAGAGTTGCAATTAATACCAGGCGATTGGGTACAAGTACTAGGCGAACGCAAGCTCGACTTAAAAACGGGCAAACTCAAACTTAAAGCTGCACAAGTTACGCGCACAACGCCTCACGCGCCAGAGAATGTGACTTCAAAAGTAGCACCAAGTAAAAAGAAAGCAAGTATCTTGGTTTGTCAAAAGTCTAGCTGTATGAAGCGGGGCGGAACAGCAGTTTGTCAAGCATTACAAGCAACTTTAAGCGATCGCGGTTTAGAAGAAGAAGTCGCTATCAAAGGCACAGGCTGTCTCAAGCAATGCAAAGCTGGTCCCAATATAGTTATGCCCGATAAAACCCGTTACAGCCGCATTCAAGCCGCAGAAATTCCCCAAGTTATTGACAAACACTTTGCAACTGTGAGCGATGCTCCAAAAGCAGAGCCAGAAACAGTTTCAGTAAATGCAACAGAAGTTTTAGTCTCTACCAATTGA
- a CDS encoding sigma 54-interacting transcriptional regulator: MTSPNTVIWLQERTALGILSGEVLEAIAQVLEEKTLPENYLLVTEDTPPEALYILKQGKLESYRTHQNSIAAACSFLPGTVVHLQELLLDQPAQRTIKTLGESQFWVIPAAQFKQIVTQHPEIAQVFSRQLIQEVAQLTSALSYEQERSQALRPYLVTKAQRGIVGTSRYAVRLRAAIREASMKRDSVLIFGEPGLEKDNIAALIHFGSPQRRQPIIKLNCSILQSSGADLFGRASGKVGLLEWLGDGTLVLNNIQDLPAELVPALVQLLKTGTYTPVSRPGEPTPTPRISRARILMISERTQSTIERCAGQIIKVPPLRVRKADIKAQAEYYISLYSRSQGIAKPKITPEALRRLQSYDFPGNLRELQSLVERAIVQSAGGLELTEEIFWSAQTKKKQFRVNLLNMYPGLRRFLRSPWYPDRINYGFTLWFFAVVVVVLFVGPQHRSENFALNMFWAWWWPLILLGFPFLGRIWCAFCPFMIYGEVTQKLSLWLFPRQLKSWPRHQAEKWGGWFLFGLFTLIFLWEELWNLEDTAYLSSCLLLLITAGAMIFSAIFERRFWCRYLCPIGGMNGLFAKLSMIELRAQQGTCSAECTTYQCYKGGPQKGEGMETDGCPLYSHPAQLEDNRDCVLCMTCLKACPHRSVEVNLRPPGIELWTTHVPRSYEVALLFLLFGGVFLHRLPELQATLGWHLDLTQFLPHLGVSLVALVIPASVALFVYGVMQLFYLFSNSIKKASVPKPKPFLEIAYGYLPLVLGGNLAHYLRLGLGEAGRIVPVTLATFGYSGQGMPIVIAHPAVTAFLQGVTLIFSVLLTIFLTHKITRQPLRLLLPQHLGAIALTAMIWILVVGW, from the coding sequence ATGACATCTCCAAACACTGTGATATGGTTACAAGAACGAACGGCTTTAGGAATTCTTTCGGGTGAAGTATTAGAAGCGATCGCGCAAGTTCTTGAAGAAAAAACCTTGCCAGAAAATTATCTTCTCGTTACAGAAGATACGCCTCCAGAAGCACTTTATATTCTTAAACAGGGCAAACTAGAAAGTTATCGAACTCATCAAAACAGCATAGCAGCAGCGTGTAGTTTTCTTCCTGGAACTGTTGTTCATCTCCAGGAACTTTTGTTAGACCAACCTGCACAGCGGACGATTAAAACGCTTGGTGAAAGTCAGTTTTGGGTGATTCCAGCAGCGCAATTCAAACAAATTGTGACGCAACACCCTGAAATCGCACAGGTTTTCTCGCGTCAACTCATTCAAGAAGTCGCACAACTTACCTCAGCACTCTCTTACGAACAAGAACGTTCTCAAGCGCTACGCCCCTACTTAGTAACTAAAGCTCAACGCGGAATTGTGGGGACAAGTCGTTATGCAGTCCGATTGCGTGCAGCAATCCGCGAAGCTAGTATGAAGCGCGATTCAGTGTTGATTTTTGGCGAACCAGGATTAGAGAAAGACAATATTGCGGCTTTGATTCACTTCGGTTCTCCGCAGCGCCGCCAACCTATTATCAAACTTAACTGTAGTATTCTGCAATCGAGCGGTGCAGATTTGTTTGGTCGCGCGAGTGGTAAGGTCGGATTGCTCGAATGGTTAGGAGATGGCACGCTTGTTCTCAACAATATTCAAGATCTTCCTGCGGAATTAGTTCCCGCATTAGTACAGTTACTTAAAACGGGTACGTACACTCCAGTAAGTCGTCCAGGAGAACCAACTCCTACACCTCGAATTTCTCGCGCTCGTATTTTGATGATTTCTGAAAGAACTCAGTCTACAATTGAGCGCTGTGCTGGTCAAATTATCAAAGTTCCTCCGCTACGCGTACGCAAAGCTGATATTAAAGCCCAAGCTGAGTATTACATTAGTCTCTACAGTCGCAGCCAGGGCATTGCCAAACCAAAAATTACTCCAGAAGCATTGCGTCGTCTACAATCCTACGATTTTCCTGGTAATTTGCGAGAACTGCAAAGCCTTGTAGAAAGAGCTATTGTTCAATCCGCAGGAGGATTAGAACTTACTGAAGAAATCTTTTGGTCAGCCCAAACGAAGAAAAAACAATTCCGCGTCAATCTACTTAATATGTATCCTGGATTGCGGCGATTTTTGCGCAGTCCTTGGTATCCAGACCGAATTAATTATGGCTTCACTTTGTGGTTTTTTGCTGTTGTTGTTGTTGTCCTGTTTGTAGGTCCGCAACATCGTAGCGAGAACTTTGCCTTAAATATGTTTTGGGCGTGGTGGTGGCCTTTAATTTTACTCGGATTTCCGTTTCTCGGACGAATTTGGTGTGCATTTTGTCCGTTTATGATTTACGGAGAAGTGACACAAAAGCTTTCTCTGTGGCTATTTCCGCGACAATTAAAGTCTTGGCCGCGACATCAAGCTGAAAAATGGGGTGGATGGTTTTTATTTGGCTTATTTACCTTAATTTTCTTGTGGGAAGAACTTTGGAATTTAGAAGATACGGCTTATCTTTCTAGTTGCTTGCTGTTATTAATTACCGCTGGGGCGATGATTTTCTCGGCAATTTTTGAGCGCCGATTTTGGTGTCGCTACCTCTGTCCTATTGGCGGCATGAATGGGCTATTTGCGAAATTATCGATGATTGAATTGCGCGCGCAACAGGGAACTTGTTCGGCAGAATGTACGACGTATCAATGTTACAAAGGTGGTCCGCAAAAGGGTGAAGGGATGGAAACGGATGGATGTCCTTTGTACTCGCACCCTGCACAGCTTGAAGATAACCGCGATTGTGTTTTGTGCATGACGTGTTTGAAAGCTTGTCCGCATCGTTCAGTTGAAGTCAACTTGCGTCCCCCTGGAATTGAATTATGGACAACGCACGTACCCCGTTCTTATGAAGTGGCGTTGTTGTTTTTGCTATTTGGTGGAGTCTTTTTGCATCGTTTACCAGAGTTGCAAGCGACTCTAGGTTGGCATTTAGATTTAACGCAGTTTTTACCACATTTGGGAGTGTCGTTAGTTGCCTTAGTAATTCCGGCAAGTGTTGCGCTGTTCGTATACGGTGTCATGCAGCTATTCTACTTGTTCAGCAATTCTATCAAAAAAGCTTCTGTTCCTAAGCCTAAACCGTTTCTAGAAATAGCTTACGGTTATTTACCGCTTGTATTAGGCGGAAATTTGGCACACTACTTGCGTTTAGGTTTGGGAGAGGCTGGCAGAATTGTTCCAGTAACGTTAGCAACTTTTGGCTATAGCGGTCAAGGAATGCCGATTGTGATAGCACATCCTGCTGTCACGGCTTTTTTACAAGGTGTCACTTTAATTTTTTCTGTACTGTTAACGATATTCTTGACGCATAAAATTACTCGTCAGCCGTTACGTCTTTTATTACCGCAACATTTAGGCGCGATCGCATTAACCGCAATGATTTGGATACTTGTTGTCGGTTGGTAA
- a CDS encoding CPBP family intramembrane glutamic endopeptidase yields MTGVISILGMNLPIPEDEELQLPLWGIKLLSLIQPTILLAIAVSIGVALAHKVRLSAPLAEAVAYGTSLRRAIQPQVIPGIIGGLLGSIVLITIEFFAKPFLPLDFVLKGEAFSNNTSFLTRILYGGITEELLLRWGMMTLFVWIGWRIFAKGQGEPSTFYFVAAIALSAFLFGLGHLPLVFALGTQVTTLVIAYIIVGNSVFGLIAGYLYWHQGLEAAMIAHMLFHIVLVTANYFAR; encoded by the coding sequence ATGACAGGTGTTATTTCTATTTTGGGGATGAACTTACCCATTCCTGAAGATGAAGAACTGCAATTGCCTCTTTGGGGTATCAAATTACTTTCCTTGATTCAGCCAACTATTCTTTTAGCTATCGCCGTATCGATTGGTGTTGCTCTCGCTCATAAGGTTCGATTGTCAGCACCTTTAGCCGAAGCAGTAGCCTATGGAACCTCGCTTCGCAGGGCTATTCAGCCTCAAGTGATTCCAGGAATTATTGGTGGTTTGCTAGGGAGTATCGTACTGATTACTATCGAGTTCTTTGCCAAACCTTTTTTACCCTTAGATTTTGTTCTCAAAGGTGAAGCGTTCTCAAACAATACCTCTTTTTTAACTCGCATTCTATATGGCGGTATTACCGAAGAGTTATTACTGAGATGGGGAATGATGACGCTTTTTGTATGGATAGGTTGGCGCATTTTTGCAAAAGGGCAAGGTGAACCATCGACATTTTACTTTGTAGCAGCGATCGCTCTTTCCGCTTTCCTATTTGGCTTAGGTCATTTACCGCTTGTCTTTGCACTAGGAACACAAGTGACTACTTTAGTGATTGCTTATATAATTGTCGGTAATTCAGTTTTTGGTTTAATAGCGGGCTATCTCTACTGGCATCAAGGTCTGGAAGCGGCAATGATTGCTCATATGCTGTTTCATATTGTTCTTGTCACTGCAAACTATTTTGCTCGATAA